The Methanothrix sp. genome segment CATCCAAAGGGGATTCGATTACCTATACAGGACCTGTTCAGTTCAAGATGGGGCGCTCGCTCCACAGGGTGGCCCTGAAGCACATAAAGGGCACAGGAGCATTCGCCTCGAAGGAGGGCATGACGCAGGCGACGTTCCGCGAGGAGTATGTTCTCCCCTACTCACTGATACTCTTCTACGGCATAATAAACGAGAATGCTGCGAAGCACACTGCTCTCACAGAGGAGGATGTGAGGCTGCTCCTCGAGGGCATGTGGAACGGGACGAAGAGCTTGATATCGAGAACGAAGGCAGGACAGGTGCCCAGGCTGCTGCTCAAGGTCAACTACAGCAAGGCGAACTACCACATCGGGGATCTGGACAGGATGATAAAGCTGGTATCGGATGTGCAGCACGAGGCGATCAGAGGGCCCGAGGATTTCTGTCTCGATGTCTCAGCGCTTGTGAGCAGGCTCAAAGCTGAGAAGGACTCAATCAGGGATCTTGAGATCTGCTTCGACAGGCAGCTCAGGTTTGTCAGGGACGGCGCCGAGTTCTCCATGGAGAAGCTGAACGAAGCAACTGGCATAGCGGTAAATCCGATTGCGTTCTAGAGGTTCTCGATGCGGGATAGCGTACTGGTCTTCGATGTGTGGGGGGATTACGCGCACTTCAGGAAGATCTACACAACCAGCTCTCCCCTCACGTACTCTTTTCCTCCAAGGACAGCGATATCGGGAATCATCGGGGCCATAGCAGGGCTCAGCAAGGAGAGTTACTTCAGGTACTTTTCCAGGGATAAAGCAAGCATCGGTTGCAGGATCCTGGAGCCTGTGAAGAAGGTGCGCGTTGGCGAGAACCTGATCGACACAAAGAGGAGCATGCACAGGATCCATAACAGGACGCAGGTCAGGTTTGAGTTTCTGAAGGATCCCAGGTTCAGAATATATCTCAGCCATTCTGACGATCGCTTCTCACGGGATCTCAGGGATATGCTGGAGGATCACAGATGTGTGTACACACCATGCCTGGGCCTGAGCCAGCTAGTATGCAACTTCAAATTCGTCGGCGAGCTGGGGTTGAGGAGATGCGGTGATGGATTACAGGAGATAAACAGCGTTGTGCCTCTGAAATCTCTTCTGGAGTCGCCGGAGTTTGAGGAGGGCAGGGAGTATTTCTCAGAGATCATGCCCTGCGTGATTGGAGAGGGACGGGAGGTCACGGATTACAGTGAGGTGCTCTACGAGAGGAACGGAGGGAGCATCAGGGCCAGAACAAGAGATGCGTGGGAGCTGGATAATGGGGAGAGGGTCGTTTTCATTTAAACTCAGATCTCATCCCGATAAGCTTCTGGTGGATCACCTCAGAAACGTCGGGGAGATGTGCAGGAGGACAGTGGCTGAGAGCGCGCGGAACCTCGATGATGCGGAGATTCTGAAGAATGTCGCATACATCATCGGAGCGACACACGATCTCGGAAAGGCGACGGGCTTCTTCCAGGAGTACCTGAGGGAGACTGATGAGAAAAGGAGGCGGGCTCTGAGATCGAGAGATGTCACGAAGCATGGTCTTCTCTCATCGCTCTTCACGTACGCAATTGTCAGGGAGCATCTGAGGAAGAGAGGATGCGAGACGTCCGGCGCACTTCCCCTGGTCTCATTCATCGCGGTGAGGCGCCATCACGGGGATCTGACGAACGCGCTGGATGAGATCTCGGCGATCTACGCTGAGAGGGAGAGGGTCCTATCTGTGATCGAGGAGCAGGTCTCCAGTCTTGACAGAAACGAATGCGCGCAGATATTCAACGCCCTTCTCGGCGGTGTGGTTGAGATAGATCTTGATTCTCTTTTGGACCACATCCTCAGAGATGCTCTGAAGGATTTGAGGGGTGAGAAGCCGTTTGTCAGGAATCTCGGCAGGAGAAATGATGTTCTGCCATACTTCGTGGCCCAGCTCCTGTACTCCGCGCTTCTGGATGCGGACAAGACAGATGCAGGGCTGGAGGGCGTGGATCTGGGCAGGGTGAATATTCCTCCGGATCTTGTGGACAGGTACAGGGAGGCGCGCGGGTTCTCCGAGAGGAGAGATGGCATCAATGGAATGAGGAACGAGATATACCATGATGCAGTCAGCCGGATCTCAGGATGGGACCTCAATGAGAGGATAATATCGCTGAACGTGCCCACAGGTACAGGCAAGACGCTGACATCCCTGGCGATGGCGCTGCGGCTCAGGAGAAGGCTGATGAACGAACGTGGGGTCATGCCCAGGATAGTATACGCTCTGCCGTTTCTCAGCATAATCGATCAGACATGCGATGTCTTCGAGGATGTGCTGGAAAGCGCGGGCATCAGGGCTGACTCAAGCGTGCTTCTGAAGCACCATCATCTCTCCGACATCACATACACAAAAGGGGATGAGGAATTCGAGTCTGACGTGAGCCTTCTGCTGATGGAGGGATGGAACTCTGAGATCGTGGTTACGACGTTCTGGCAGCTCTTCCACACGATATTCTCAAACAGAAACAGAAGGCTTCGCAAGTTCAACAGGATTGCAAATTCAATAATAATAATGGATGAAGTTCAGGCTGTGCCCCACAGGTACTGGCATCTTCTGCATGATTCTCTGAAAATGCTCTGCGAGAAGTTCAACAGCTATCTGATACTCGTCACCGCGACCCAGCCGCTGATCTTCTCTGAGGAGAGCGGCGAGATCAGGGAGGCTGTGAGCGATAAGGAGCGGTACTTCAGAGCGCTCAACAGGGTTGAGCTGCGCCCCATGATCGATGCTCCCATGAGCCTGGAGGAATTTGAGGCTCTTCTGGAGGGGGAGATTCACAATAACCCGGAGAAGGATTTTCTCATCGTGCTCAACACCATCCGCTCAGCCAGGAATGTGTACAGCGCCATAAAAGCGCTTGATCTGAGGGATACAGAGCTATTTTACCTCTCCACGCATGTCGTTCCCAGGGATAGAAGGGATCGCATACGCAGGATCAGAGATGAGCGGGGAGGGCGCAGGAAGATCACAGTGAGCACGCAGCTCATAGAGGCGGGTGTTGATATCGACGCTGATATCGTGTTCAGGGATCTCGCGCCCCTCGACTCGATAAATCAGGTCGCGGGGAGGTGCAACAGGAACCTCTCGAAGGGCAGGGGGCGGGTCTCAGTTGTCATCCTCAGGGATGAGCGGAGGGAGCTGTGCAGGTACATCTACGATGGTTTTCTTATCTCAAAAACACTTGACATATTGAGGTCGTGCGGAGAATGCATAGAGGAAAGGGAGATACTCGAGCTGAACAGCAGGTACTTCAGGGTGGTGAGGAGCGGCATGAGCGATGAGACCTCCAGGAGGTGCATGAGCATGCTATCAGGCCTGAAGTTTGGAGATCTCGGGGAGAGCTTCAGGCTGATAGAGGAGGATGAGCCCAGGGTGGATGTTTTTGTGGAGACGGATGAGAGGGCCTCTGATGTCTGGCAGGCTTACAGAGATCTCAGATCCGAGAGGGATCTCTGGGAGAGGAGAAGGAGATACCTGAGACTTAGAAACGCACTGAGCGATTACATGATCTCCCTTCCGAGGAGACTCGCTGCGGATCTTGTCGTGGAGAATCAGGGCACTGGCTACATATCGATGGACGAACTCCCTCACTACTACGATCCAGAGACCGGCTTCAGGGTGGAGGATGCTGGCGAGGGATCTATGATAATCTGAGGTGCTATGGATCTAAGGATTCTGCGGCTGAGACTGCGCTCTGATTCGCATGTTAAGGAGGATGCTGCGAAGCTGCGCGGCTTCTTTGCCACGAGCTTCAATGATCAGATGCTTCTGCATCATCATTTCACTGACAGACTGATCTACAGGTATCCGCTCATACAGTACAAGATAATCCGGGGTGTTCCGGTCATCCTGGGGATAAACGAGGGCGCGGATGTTCTCAGGGATGTATACGATAAGTTCGGCGAGATCCGGCTTGGGGATCGGAGCTATTCTGTTGTTGAGCGGCATATATGCCTGCGGAGGGAGAGGTTTGGGTGTGCTGGAGAGCTTCATGCGTACAGGTTTGTCACTCCCTGGCTTGCCCTCAACCAGGAGAACTACATGCGCTATGCGGATGCAGCTTCCTGGTATGAGAGGAAAGAGATTCTGAGGAAGATCCTGGTTGGGAACATACTCTCTGCTGCGAAAGGTCTTGGATACACGGTGGATGAGCAGATACGTCTTGAGCTTGGCAGGGTGAGGGATGAGATCTGCATCTTGAAGGGTGTAATGGTCACCGGCATAAAATGCGAGTTCCTGACGAACTTTCACATTCCGGATCTGATGGGTCTGGGGAAGTCTGTCTCAAGGGGCTTTGGGGCTGTGGGGGCTCTGGAGGGCAGGCGAAGAAAGCTTGATAATTGCGGAGATGGAGTTACAGAGAGGAATGAATTTATAAAGGGTTCGATAAATTCCACTCATGCCAGAGACCCCCTCGAAAAGGAGATCTCCAAGGGGAGATCTGCCAAAAAGAACGAAAAATCGCCGCTGTCGAAGAGCGAGTTCCAGGAAAACAAGGATTGAAACTTTGAAAGCTCAAGAGATGGGCGCGGTGATTGTCAAGTCGAAGAGCGAGTTCCAGGAAAACAAGGATTGAAACATTCAACCATTCCGCCCAGCTCTGAAACTTTCCACCAAGTCGAAGAGCGAGTTCCAGGAAAACAAGGATTGAAACACGAAATTGAAGAAGGTATCATCAACAGTTTTCCCGAGTCGAAGAGCGAGTTCCAGGAAAACAAGGATTGAAACTTGATCTATACAACTCCGCGATTTTTTTGAATAACGTCGAAGAGCGAGTTCCAGGAAAACAAGGATTGAAACAATCTAATGACA includes the following:
- the cas7b gene encoding type I-B CRISPR-associated protein Cas7/Csh2; the encoded protein is MSTVSNRSELLFIYDIRDGNPNGDPMDENKPRMDEETGVNLVTDVRLKRTIRDYLHNFKGLEIFVREIVYDKENGYIQDAKRRAKDFGEDQERILSECIDVRLFGGVIPLEKRRQNKQKDEGEGSSKGDSITYTGPVQFKMGRSLHRVALKHIKGTGAFASKEGMTQATFREEYVLPYSLILFYGIINENAAKHTALTEEDVRLLLEGMWNGTKSLISRTKAGQVPRLLLKVNYSKANYHIGDLDRMIKLVSDVQHEAIRGPEDFCLDVSALVSRLKAEKDSIRDLEICFDRQLRFVRDGAEFSMEKLNEATGIAVNPIAF
- the cas5b gene encoding type I-B CRISPR-associated protein Cas5b encodes the protein MRDSVLVFDVWGDYAHFRKIYTTSSPLTYSFPPRTAISGIIGAIAGLSKESYFRYFSRDKASIGCRILEPVKKVRVGENLIDTKRSMHRIHNRTQVRFEFLKDPRFRIYLSHSDDRFSRDLRDMLEDHRCVYTPCLGLSQLVCNFKFVGELGLRRCGDGLQEINSVVPLKSLLESPEFEEGREYFSEIMPCVIGEGREVTDYSEVLYERNGGSIRARTRDAWELDNGERVVFI
- the cas3 gene encoding CRISPR-associated helicase Cas3' — encoded protein: MDHLRNVGEMCRRTVAESARNLDDAEILKNVAYIIGATHDLGKATGFFQEYLRETDEKRRRALRSRDVTKHGLLSSLFTYAIVREHLRKRGCETSGALPLVSFIAVRRHHGDLTNALDEISAIYAERERVLSVIEEQVSSLDRNECAQIFNALLGGVVEIDLDSLLDHILRDALKDLRGEKPFVRNLGRRNDVLPYFVAQLLYSALLDADKTDAGLEGVDLGRVNIPPDLVDRYREARGFSERRDGINGMRNEIYHDAVSRISGWDLNERIISLNVPTGTGKTLTSLAMALRLRRRLMNERGVMPRIVYALPFLSIIDQTCDVFEDVLESAGIRADSSVLLKHHHLSDITYTKGDEEFESDVSLLLMEGWNSEIVVTTFWQLFHTIFSNRNRRLRKFNRIANSIIIMDEVQAVPHRYWHLLHDSLKMLCEKFNSYLILVTATQPLIFSEESGEIREAVSDKERYFRALNRVELRPMIDAPMSLEEFEALLEGEIHNNPEKDFLIVLNTIRSARNVYSAIKALDLRDTELFYLSTHVVPRDRRDRIRRIRDERGGRRKITVSTQLIEAGVDIDADIVFRDLAPLDSINQVAGRCNRNLSKGRGRVSVVILRDERRELCRYIYDGFLISKTLDILRSCGECIEEREILELNSRYFRVVRSGMSDETSRRCMSMLSGLKFGDLGESFRLIEEDEPRVDVFVETDERASDVWQAYRDLRSERDLWERRRRYLRLRNALSDYMISLPRRLAADLVVENQGTGYISMDELPHYYDPETGFRVEDAGEGSMII